A window of Argopecten irradians isolate NY chromosome 14, Ai_NY, whole genome shotgun sequence contains these coding sequences:
- the LOC138306830 gene encoding uncharacterized protein, which yields MVKKARTLGVCLFITGSLIFAAYQLNQLKFANNVYTETNTDHLYSQQLTSYEQVMNQIIEGSTNKATPIPKQPSSQPIAEKPESIPNDVIQVETTEQTQQFDRQQSTSYNQAKNQRIKENTKGTPVPKKPTSQPAAEKLAQSPNGAIQVATKAPAKQKPTSQPVVENPTQSLNNAIKVETKATGKQVLQSPSPQTVAGKPIESLNGAKQVETNTPKKQEKAQLSITDDIELSYLAETEIKNVANFDQWKGTNRSITVITAFFDIGNYSRGGGKSRGPDKYKQWMRVFSWIQNPVIFYTDSEEFEKIFLDFRRNVTSNTKVIRISRDELWSFQIKPRVTEIYADPKYPKIVPYTTLPDYACITHSKFPLIADAAKRNIYSSKYFTWVDIGYFREIENNTIKFWMEVPAEFDKTKIGATRIFGTRHSASVKTIVRISMNWIGAGIFLGERNVFLTFTKDYKESVLRFLKQGIHSVEQYMIGAMYTKVERIAHPPRVEIQDFKPVRGKTMTTDPWFYLGFLMYKEVK from the exons ATGGTTAAAAAGGCCCGAACATTAGGTGTGTGTTTGTTCATAACTGGATCACTGATATTTGCTGCTTACCAACTGAACCAATTAAAGTTCGCCAATAACGTTTACACGGAGACAAATACAGATCAT TTGTATAGCCAACAactaacgtcctatgaacaagTCATGAACCAGATAATCGAGGGAAGCACAAATAAGGCAACACCGATACCAAAG CAACCTTCATCACAACCAATTGCAGAAAAACCTGAAAGCATTCCGAATGACGTCATTCAGGTGGAAACAACAGAACAGACACAACAG tttGATAGACAACAATCGACGTCATATAATCAAGCCAAAAACCAAAGAATCAAGGAAAACACAAAGGGGACACCAGTTCCAAAG AAACCTACATCACAGCCAGCTGCGGAAAAACTGGCTCAAAGTCCGAATGGAGCTATTCAAGTTGCCACCAAAGCACCGGCAAAACAG AAACCTACATCACAACCAGTTGTGGAAAACCCGACTCAAAGTCTGAATAACGCTATTAAGGTGGAAACCAAAGCGACGGGAAAACAGGTTCTGCAGTCACCTTCACCACAAACAGTAGCGGGAAAACCTATCGAAAGTTTGAATGGCGCTAAACAGGTAGAAACCAACACACCGAAGAAACAG GAAAAAGCACAATTAAGCATCACTGATGACATTGAACTAAGCTATCTAGCTGAAACCGAGATT AAAAACGTAGCGAACTTTGACCAATGGAAGGGCACTAATAGAAGTATAACCGTTATCACGGCATTCTTTGATATCGGGAACTACTCCAGGGGAGGCGGGAAGTCACGGGGTCCGGACAAATACAAACAATGGATGCGCGTGTTTTCTTGGATACAGAATCCCGTTATCTTTTACACGGATAGCGAAGAGTTCGAAAAGATATTTTTAGATTTCCGGCGAAATGTGACGTCAAACACGAAGGTCATTCGCATATCACGTGATGAATTATGGTCATTTCAAATCAAACCAAGAGTAACGGAAATTTATGCAGATCCAAAATATCCTAAAATAGTACCTTACACAACTTTGCCGGACTATGCGTGCATAACACATTCAAAGTTTCCGCTCATTGCTGACGCTGCAAAAAGGAATATCTATTCATCTAAATACTTTACGTGGGTAGACATTGGCTACTTCcgtgaaatagaaaataatacaatCAAATTCTGGATGGAAGTCCCTGCAGAATTTGATAAAACTAAAATTGGAGCCACTAGAATATTCGGAACCCGACATTCAGCATCCGTAAAGACGATTGTTAGAATATCCATGAATTGGATTGGTGCGGGAATATTTCTCGGTGAACGAAATGTGTTTCTAACATTTACAAAAGACTACAAAGAATCAGTGTTACGCTTTTTAAAGCAAGGGATCCACAGCGTAGAACAATACATGATTGGAGCTATGTATACCAAAGTTGAGCGAATTGCACACCCTCCAAGAGTGGAGATACAAGACTTTAAACCAGTGCGAGGAAAGACAATGACAACCGACCCATGGTTTTATCTGGGGTTCCTTATGTATAAAGaagtaaaatga
- the LOC138307602 gene encoding uncharacterized protein, translating to MSRLLKTLVPFTATKATATASSLFTLLLLGRFPSSDTPVQPTLQPSQNLHRGTVAGYSESQHLTSMSNKVQDAREATLWGMLIADAMAMPVHWYYNPNDIKAGYGGWLTGYRAPEKHHPSSILTLSATDNSGRNGWAEKSKPVIGNVILHDKLKYWTSQDRSIHYHQGMKAGDSTLNSMMALRMLKTMTKHDPQGVMDEREIRGYVLEDYVKFMTTPSTHDDTYAESFHRSFFKDWSSEKSPPKTATELLKWTEARYVKKSKGSSDHQLVVIGAIVPAVPWVIRNAHKTESECAESAIEFIKLTHPEPNLVPFIDMYARLLHRVINGKDVLQEINKCMERSELGGPRKRTMIQAYLENASKYPPGSESQLGLCQSAISRLGMACYIDGSMSSLLFLAAQFKDNFNTGVLMNANCGGENCHRGAALGALLGAASVYQGQSIQASFKDGLGSSREGLLEILKDLRSSNL from the exons ATGTCTAGGCTTTTGAAGACCCTTGTACCTTTCACAGCCACCAAAGCGACCGCGACAGCATCATCCCTCTTTACCCTCCTTTTGTTAGGTAGATTTCCGAGCTCGGACACACCTGTACAGCCCACACTTCAGCCGAGTCAAAACCTTCACAGAGGAACTGTAGCAGGATACTCAGAATCTCAACATCTTACTAG CATGTCAAACAAGGTACAAGAcgcaagggaggcaactctatGGGGAATGTTAATCGCAGATGCCATGGCGATGCCTGTTCACTGGTACTACAACCCCAATGACATCAAAGCTGGGTACGGCGGCTGGCTGACAGGATATAGAGCTCCAGAGAAACACCATCCATCTAGTATTCTTACATTATCTGCTACAG ATAACAGTGGTAGGAATGGCTGGGCTGAAAAATCCAAACCGGTCATCGGCAATGTCATTCTACACGACAAGCTTAAGTACTGGACAAGTCAGGACCGAAGCATTCACTATCATCAGG GTATGAAAGCAGGGGACAGTACTCTGAACTCCATGATGGCGCTACGGATGCTAAAGACGATGACAAAACACGACCCGCAGGGTGTAATGGACGAACGCGAGATTAGAGGTTATGTTTTAGAGGATTATGTTAAGTTTATGACCACTCCCTCAACACATGATGACACATATGCAGAGTCCTTCCATAGATCTTTCTTCAAGGACTGGTCGTCTGAGAAAAGCCCACCGAAAACGGCCACAGAATTGTTAAAATGGACAGAGGCACG ATATGTAAAGAAATCCAAAGGTTCATCTGACCATCAGTTAGTTGTGATAGGAGCCATTGTCCCTGCTGTACCCTGGGTAATACGAAACGCTCACAAGACCGAATCAGAGTGTGCTGAGTCTGCCATAGAGTTCATCAAACTCACTCATCCGGAACCAAACCTCGTTccctttatagacatgtatgCAAGACTGTTACATCGAGTCATCAATGGCAAGGATGTTCTCCAAGAGATCAACAAGTGCATGGAGCGGTCAGAACTTGGAGGACCGAGGAAGAGGACGATGATTCAGGCATACCTAGAAAACGCTAGCAA gtatcCGCCAGGTTCTGAGAGCCAGCTGGGTCTTTGTCAGTCAGCTATCAGTCGTCTGGGAATGGCCTGCTATATAGACGGTTCAATGAGTAGTCTTCTGTTCCTCGCAGCACAGTTCAAGGATAACTTCAACACAGGTGTACTCATGAATGCTAATTGTGGAG GAGAAAATTGTCATCGAGGGGCTGCCCTTGGAGCTCTATTAGGGGCAGCTTCTGTTTATCAGGGACAGAGTATACAGGCTTCCTTCAAAGACGGATTGGGGTCATCCAGGGAAGGGCTTCTAGAAATCCTAAAGGATCTGCGAAGTTCTAATCTATAG